Proteins found in one Ferrimicrobium sp. genomic segment:
- the rplS gene encoding 50S ribosomal protein L19 encodes MKPTDMLDQESLKTDIPDFGPGDTLKVHVRVVEGSRERIQVFQGAVIARNGSGLGETFTVRKVSFSVGVERIFPIHSPIISKIEVVTRGDVRRAKLYYLRDRVGKAAKIKEKR; translated from the coding sequence ATGAAGCCGACCGACATGCTAGACCAGGAGTCCCTTAAGACGGACATCCCCGACTTTGGTCCAGGTGATACCCTCAAGGTCCACGTACGAGTCGTCGAGGGCTCACGAGAGCGCATTCAGGTCTTCCAAGGCGCGGTGATTGCTCGCAATGGCTCTGGCCTTGGCGAGACCTTCACGGTGCGCAAGGTGAGCTTTAGCGTGGGCGTTGAGCGCATCTTCCCGATCCACTCACCGATCATCTCCAAGATCGAAGTTGTCACCCGGGGCGACGTCCGTCGCGCCAAGCTCTATTACCTTCGAGATCGGGTAGGTAAGGCGGCCAAGATCAAAGAGAAGCGATGA
- a CDS encoding DUF2469 domain-containing protein has product MSSEDLERFETEVELALYQEYKAVLPLFRFVVETERRFYLANVVTVEPKQQEGVNFVDVVLEDAWVWDMYRPVRFVERVRVISFKDVNIEEIAKPES; this is encoded by the coding sequence ATGAGCTCCGAGGATCTCGAGCGATTTGAGACCGAGGTCGAACTCGCCCTCTATCAGGAATATAAGGCAGTACTTCCCCTGTTTAGGTTTGTAGTAGAGACGGAGCGCCGTTTCTACCTAGCCAATGTGGTTACAGTCGAGCCTAAGCAGCAAGAGGGTGTCAATTTTGTCGATGTCGTGCTCGAGGACGCATGGGTCTGGGATATGTATCGCCCAGTCCGGTTCGTCGAGCGAGTACGCGTTATCTCTTTCAAAGATGTCAACATCGAGGAGATTGCAAAACCCGAATCCTAG